Proteins found in one Miscanthus floridulus cultivar M001 chromosome 4, ASM1932011v1, whole genome shotgun sequence genomic segment:
- the LOC136552227 gene encoding uncharacterized protein: MARPPRAPLLRRLLLLAAVAASCSYYLLFLQAQASVPPRYDGFAYGGGAAAAWKDAVLVEAFLDPLCPDSRDSWHPLKLAVERYAPRVSLIVHPFPLPYHTYAFHACRALYIANKLNSSSTYPLLELFFKNQEKFYNSATSSLSSPSVAVEMSKMAAQTVGNSVSEFLSGFSDTKTDSAARVSFKYGCTRGVYGAPFFFVNGFLQPGGGSPIDYSTWISILDPLISQNGERMEMFTSM; the protein is encoded by the exons ATGGCGAGGCCCCCGCGCGCGCCGCTGCTCAGGCGCCTGCTCCTCCTCGCGGCCGTTGcggcctcctgctcctactacctCCTCTTCCTGCAGGCGCAGGCCTCCGTCCCGCCGCGGTACGACGGCTTCGcctacggcggcggcgccgcggcggcctGGAAGGACGCCGTCCTCGTCGAGGCCTTCCTCGACCCGCTCTGCCCCGACAGCCGCGACTCCTGGCACCCGCTCAAGCTCGCCGTCGAGCGATACGCGCCGCGGGTCTCACTCATCGTCCACCCCTTCCCGCTACC ATACCACACATATGCCTTCCATGCCTGCCGTGCGCTTTACATAGCTAACAAGTTGAATTCATCATCAACATATCCATTGCTGGAGCTGTTCTTCAAGAACCAG GAAAAGTTCTACAATTCTGCCACATCATCGCTCTCAAGCCCTTCTGTAGCTGTAGAAATGTCGAAGATGGCTGCGCAGACTGTTGGTAATTCAGTATCTGAGTTCCTGTCAGGCTTCAGCGACACGAAGACAGATTCGGCAGCGAGAGTTTCTTTCAAG TATGGGTGCACGAGGGGAGTTTATGGCGCACCATTCTTCTTTGTGAATGGTTTCCTTCAGCCTGGGGGTGGCTCGCCTATCGACTACAGTACATGGATCAGCATCCTGGACCCCCTTATTTCCCAGAATGGAGAACGAATGGAGATGTTTACTTCGATGTAA